One uncultured Alphaproteobacteria bacterium genomic region harbors:
- the tgt gene encoding tRNA-guanine transglycosylase (Evidence 2a : Function of homologous gene experimentally demonstrated in an other organism; PubMedId : 11751936, 1706703, 2170107, 7507921, 7893665, 8003468, 8323579, 9055203, 9714557; Product type e : enzyme) translates to MTEFGFTLLAADGMGRRGRLETAHGSIETPAFMPVGTAATVKAMMPESVAATGAEILLGNTYHLMLRPGAERVGALGGLHRFMGWDKPILTDSGGFQVMSLAKLRKMDEDGVTFRSHVDGSAHRLTPERSMEIQHLLDSDVTMAFDECTPFPAEHDVAAASMRLSMRWAARSKAAFVPREGYGLFGIVQGSVYSDLRAESAARLAEIGFDGYAIGGLAVGEGQAAMFETLDFTTPLLPKTKPRYLMGVGKPMDIVGAVLRGVDMFDCVMPTRSGRTAQAFTHRGTLNLRNARHADDPRPLDECCDCPACSRFSRAYLHHLIRCEEIQGAMLLTWHNLRFYQMLMARLRAAIEAGSLAQTAAAIEAELSRGDVEPI, encoded by the coding sequence ATGACCGAATTCGGCTTCACCCTGCTCGCCGCCGACGGCATGGGCCGCCGCGGCCGCCTCGAAACCGCGCACGGCAGCATCGAGACCCCGGCGTTCATGCCGGTCGGCACCGCCGCTACGGTCAAGGCGATGATGCCGGAATCGGTGGCCGCCACCGGCGCGGAAATCCTCCTCGGCAACACCTATCACCTGATGCTGCGCCCCGGCGCCGAACGGGTCGGCGCGCTCGGCGGTCTGCACCGGTTCATGGGCTGGGACAAGCCGATCCTCACCGATTCCGGCGGCTTTCAGGTGATGTCGCTGGCGAAATTGCGGAAGATGGACGAGGACGGCGTCACCTTCCGCTCCCACGTCGACGGCTCCGCCCATCGTCTTACCCCCGAGCGTTCGATGGAGATCCAGCATCTGCTGGATTCCGACGTCACCATGGCGTTCGACGAATGCACGCCCTTTCCCGCCGAGCACGACGTCGCCGCCGCGTCGATGCGGCTGTCGATGCGCTGGGCCGCGCGCTCCAAGGCGGCGTTCGTGCCGCGCGAGGGATACGGCCTGTTCGGCATCGTCCAGGGGTCGGTCTATTCCGATCTGCGCGCCGAATCCGCCGCCCGCCTCGCCGAGATCGGCTTCGACGGCTACGCCATCGGCGGCCTCGCGGTCGGCGAGGGGCAGGCGGCGATGTTCGAAACCCTCGACTTCACCACGCCGCTCCTGCCAAAGACCAAGCCCCGCTACCTGATGGGCGTGGGCAAGCCGATGGACATCGTTGGCGCGGTGCTGCGCGGCGTCGACATGTTCGATTGCGTCATGCCCACCCGCTCCGGCCGCACCGCCCAGGCGTTCACCCATCGCGGCACCCTCAACCTCCGCAACGCCCGCCATGCCGACGATCCGCGCCCGCTCGACGAATGTTGCGACTGCCCGGCCTGCTCCCGCTTCTCCCGCGCCTACCTCCATCACCTGATCCGTTGCGAGGAGATCCAGGGCGCGATGCTGCTGACGTGGCACAATCTCCGCTTCTACCAGATGCTGATGGCCCGCCTGCGCGCCGCCATCGAAGCCGGATCCCTGGCGCAAACCGCCGCCGCGATCGAGGCGGAGTTGTCGCGCGGCGACGTGGAGC
- the queA gene encoding S-adenosylmethionine:tRNA ribosyltransferase-isomerase (Evidence 2a : Function of homologous gene experimentally demonstrated in an other organism; Product type e : enzyme) — protein MRVDAFDFDLPRERIAERPASPRDAARLLHVRADALGDLHVRDLPDLVAPGDVIVVNDSRVIPARLYGLRMRPGVDPLRVEILLHKAEGGPDWRAFARPGKRLKAGDALDFGGGFRAEVTGKSPEGDVGVRFDRHGADLIAALEAHGEMPLPPYIHRDHGADDRDKVDYQTVYARAEGSVAAPTAGLHFTPELLARLDAKGAKRVAVTLHVGAGTFLPVKAEDTENHKMHAEWGTIAPEVAEAINAARAGGGRLLAVGTTATRILETAADGAGIVHPFAGETAIFLTPGYRFRAVDRLMTNFHLPKSTLFMLVSAFAGLERMQSAYAHAIATGYRFYSYGDSSLLEGAPR, from the coding sequence ATGCGCGTCGACGCCTTCGACTTCGATCTGCCGCGCGAGCGCATCGCCGAGCGTCCGGCGAGCCCGCGCGATGCCGCGCGGCTGCTGCACGTTCGCGCCGATGCGCTCGGCGATCTTCACGTGCGCGACCTGCCGGATCTCGTCGCGCCCGGCGACGTGATCGTCGTCAACGACAGCCGCGTCATTCCCGCGCGCCTCTACGGCCTGCGGATGCGGCCCGGCGTGGACCCCCTGCGCGTCGAAATTCTGCTGCACAAGGCCGAGGGCGGGCCGGACTGGCGCGCCTTCGCTCGGCCGGGCAAGCGCCTCAAGGCGGGCGACGCGCTCGATTTCGGCGGCGGGTTCCGCGCCGAGGTTACCGGAAAATCCCCCGAGGGCGACGTCGGCGTGCGCTTCGACCGCCACGGCGCGGATCTGATCGCGGCCCTCGAAGCCCACGGCGAAATGCCGTTGCCGCCCTACATCCACCGCGACCACGGCGCCGACGACCGCGACAAGGTCGATTACCAGACCGTCTACGCCCGCGCGGAGGGCTCGGTCGCCGCGCCCACCGCCGGGCTGCACTTCACCCCCGAACTGCTGGCGCGGCTCGACGCCAAGGGGGCGAAGCGGGTCGCGGTGACGCTCCACGTCGGCGCGGGCACCTTTCTGCCGGTCAAGGCCGAGGACACCGAAAACCACAAGATGCATGCCGAGTGGGGCACCATCGCGCCCGAGGTGGCGGAGGCCATCAACGCCGCCCGCGCCGGCGGCGGCCGTCTGCTTGCGGTCGGCACCACCGCCACCCGCATTCTCGAAACCGCGGCCGACGGCGCCGGGATCGTCCATCCGTTCGCGGGCGAAACCGCGATCTTCCTCACCCCGGGCTATCGTTTCCGCGCCGTCGACCGGCTGATGACCAATTTCCACCTGCCGAAATCCACCCTGTTCATGCTGGTTTCCGCCTTCGCCGGGCTGGAGCGCATGCAGTCGGCCTACGCCCACGCCATCGCCACCGGGTACCGCTTCTATTCCTACGGCGATTCCAGCCTGCTCGAAGGAGCGCCGCGATGA
- a CDS encoding Rhodanese-related sulfurtransferase encodes MLRPFAVALALCFAMPAAWAAEDLKPHLAWSKMERGGMILLDVRTPAEWLQTGVPKNARRVTLSDPRGVAGFVSGAKKAVRGDLRKPVGVICRTGNRSAQAAALLEQAGFKTVYDVPEGVVGNGRDTGWAPRGLPMVSCGDCTAEN; translated from the coding sequence ATGCTCCGTCCGTTCGCCGTCGCGCTCGCCCTGTGCTTCGCCATGCCCGCCGCTTGGGCCGCCGAGGACCTGAAGCCGCATCTCGCGTGGTCGAAGATGGAACGCGGCGGCATGATTCTCCTCGACGTCCGCACTCCGGCGGAATGGCTGCAGACCGGCGTGCCGAAGAACGCCCGCCGGGTCACCCTTTCCGATCCGCGCGGCGTGGCGGGATTCGTCTCGGGGGCGAAGAAGGCGGTGCGCGGCGATCTGCGCAAGCCCGTGGGGGTGATCTGCCGCACCGGCAACCGCTCCGCCCAGGCCGCCGCGCTGCTGGAGCAGGCGGGCTTCAAGACCGTCTACGACGTGCCCGAAGGCGTGGTCGGCAACGGTCGCGACACCGGTTGGGCGCCGCGCGGCCTGCCGATGGTCTCCTGCGGCGACTGCACCGCCGAGAACTGA
- a CDS encoding exported hypothetical protein (Evidence 5 : No homology to any previously reported sequences): MLIAGRRRRGGVAVAYTVILTSVGLEMAADMIMRLRRSAAHEVRVVAVERRSDVNARHFADAFVCIDSWDPQTFAVGVVRVAEQFDADLVLPLVDGDVLALAPYAEAFAGLGCRLACNRAELVDTLADKLAAYRLFTQVGLPVPDWRAADSRERLVAAVEQMFGLYGEVVVKPAMAQSSRGVSVVRNAIHGAQEYLGSREVHMDYDTFMTRFVDVYDALFPVVVMKRLCEPVHDLDILAWEGEARCVVPRRRRNTALPNEGHEILDSQVLTDLGRDIAKKLGLSWLVDCDVMFDETGAPCVLEVNPRPSHSTVVSVAAGAPLLDDMISLARGLPVAESAGPPPALVVPYRTMDIAQT, translated from the coding sequence ATGCTGATCGCCGGACGACGTCGGCGGGGTGGGGTGGCGGTGGCCTATACGGTGATTTTGACCTCGGTCGGACTGGAGATGGCCGCCGACATGATCATGCGGCTGCGCCGGAGCGCGGCGCATGAGGTGCGCGTGGTGGCGGTGGAGCGGCGCTCCGACGTCAACGCCCGCCACTTCGCCGACGCCTTCGTCTGCATCGATTCCTGGGATCCGCAAACCTTCGCCGTCGGCGTGGTGCGGGTTGCCGAGCAGTTCGACGCCGACCTCGTGCTGCCGCTCGTCGATGGCGACGTGCTGGCCCTGGCTCCTTATGCCGAGGCGTTCGCCGGGCTCGGCTGCCGCCTCGCCTGCAACCGCGCCGAACTCGTCGACACGCTCGCCGACAAGCTCGCCGCATATCGCCTGTTCACCCAGGTCGGCCTGCCGGTGCCGGACTGGCGCGCCGCGGATTCCCGCGAGCGGCTGGTGGCGGCGGTGGAGCAGATGTTCGGCCTGTACGGCGAGGTGGTGGTGAAACCGGCGATGGCGCAGTCGAGCCGCGGCGTCTCGGTGGTGCGCAACGCCATCCACGGCGCGCAGGAGTATCTCGGCTCGCGCGAAGTCCACATGGATTACGACACCTTCATGACCCGTTTCGTCGACGTCTACGACGCGCTGTTTCCGGTGGTGGTGATGAAGCGCCTGTGCGAGCCGGTCCACGACCTCGACATTCTCGCCTGGGAGGGCGAGGCGCGGTGCGTCGTTCCGCGCCGCCGCCGCAACACCGCGCTGCCCAACGAAGGGCACGAGATCCTCGATTCGCAGGTGCTGACCGACCTCGGCCGCGACATCGCGAAGAAGCTCGGCCTCTCCTGGCTGGTCGACTGCGACGTGATGTTCGACGAGACCGGCGCGCCCTGCGTCCTCGAAGTCAACCCGCGCCCGAGTCACTCCACCGTGGTGTCGGTCGCCGCCGGCGCGCCGCTCCTCGACGACATGATCTCGCTCGCGCGCGGTCTGCCGGTCGCCGAAAGCGCCGGTCCGCCGCCCGCCCTGGTGGTGCCGTACCGCACCATGGACATCGCCCAGACCTGA
- a CDS encoding putative methyl-accepting chemotaxis sensory transducer (Evidence 3 : Function proposed based on presence of conserved amino acid motif, structural feature or limited homology), whose amino-acid sequence MLLPFRKPPKAAISEELELLGRHAGVGLWDAVLHDGDPMHEKSAWRWSGEFRRLLGFARDDVRGFPDVVASWADRLHSDDAQPTFAAFAACLGDRSGRTGYDVTYRLKMKDGGYRWFRAIGGVARDAQGVAVRACGSLIDIDAEKAELERAAVLDAHAGVGLWDAIFHEGDPMHEKSAWRWSGEFRRLIGFARDDVRGFPDVVASWADRLHPDDAQPTFAAFAACLGDRSGRTGYDVTYRLKMKDGGYRWFHAIGGVVRDAQGVALRACGSLIDVEAHKSAEFARGKAEAARRELVADLAGNLDSNVVTAADRATASAQSVAAATEQLSASITDISSRAARAAQSSSNAAEVVRDTESAVSALMNSAERIGAVTSLISDIASQTNLLALNATIEAARAGDMGKGFAVVAGEVKTLANQTANATDEIAGQISAVQQGARRAGEAIRKIGTIIEDVRELSTTIAEAVAQQDDATREIASNVSRVVDDIETVSRNVASVSEKLRE is encoded by the coding sequence ATGCTGCTGCCATTCCGCAAGCCCCCGAAAGCCGCGATCAGCGAGGAACTCGAACTGCTCGGCCGCCATGCCGGGGTCGGCCTCTGGGATGCGGTGCTCCACGACGGCGATCCGATGCACGAGAAGAGCGCGTGGCGCTGGTCGGGCGAGTTCCGCCGTCTGCTCGGTTTCGCCCGGGACGACGTGCGGGGCTTCCCCGACGTCGTCGCTTCGTGGGCCGACCGCCTTCATTCCGACGACGCGCAGCCGACCTTCGCGGCGTTCGCCGCCTGCCTCGGCGACCGCAGCGGCCGCACCGGGTACGACGTCACCTACCGGCTGAAGATGAAGGACGGCGGCTATCGCTGGTTCCGCGCGATCGGCGGCGTTGCGCGCGATGCCCAGGGCGTGGCGGTGCGCGCCTGCGGGTCGCTGATCGATATCGACGCGGAGAAGGCGGAACTCGAGCGCGCCGCGGTTCTCGATGCCCACGCCGGCGTCGGGCTGTGGGATGCGATCTTCCACGAGGGCGACCCGATGCACGAGAAGAGCGCGTGGCGCTGGTCGGGCGAATTCCGCCGCCTGATCGGGTTCGCGCGGGACGACGTGCGGGGCTTCCCCGACGTCGTCGCTTCGTGGGCCGACCGCCTTCATCCCGACGACGCGCAGCCGACCTTCGCGGCGTTCGCCGCCTGCCTCGGCGATCGCAGCGGCCGCACCGGCTACGACGTCACCTACCGGCTGAAGATGAAGGACGGCGGCTATCGCTGGTTCCATGCGATCGGCGGCGTCGTTCGCGATGCCCAGGGCGTCGCCCTGCGTGCCTGCGGTTCGCTGATCGACGTGGAGGCTCACAAATCCGCCGAATTCGCGCGCGGCAAGGCCGAAGCGGCGCGCCGCGAACTGGTCGCCGATCTTGCCGGCAACCTCGATTCCAACGTCGTCACGGCGGCCGACCGCGCCACCGCGAGCGCCCAGTCGGTTGCCGCCGCGACCGAGCAGCTTTCCGCCTCGATCACCGATATCAGTTCGCGGGCGGCGCGGGCGGCGCAATCTTCGTCGAACGCCGCTGAAGTGGTGCGCGACACCGAGAGTGCGGTGAGCGCCCTGATGAATTCGGCCGAGCGCATCGGCGCGGTCACCAGCCTGATCAGCGACATCGCCAGCCAGACCAATCTACTTGCCCTGAACGCCACCATCGAGGCGGCGCGGGCGGGCGACATGGGCAAAGGGTTCGCGGTGGTGGCGGGCGAGGTCAAGACCCTCGCCAACCAGACCGCCAACGCGACCGACGAGATCGCCGGGCAGATCTCCGCGGTCCAGCAGGGCGCGCGCCGGGCGGGCGAAGCGATCCGCAAGATCGGCACGATCATCGAAGACGTGCGCGAACTCTCGACGACGATCGCCGAGGCGGTGGCGCAGCAGGACGACGCGACCCGCGAAATCGCATCAAACGTCTCGCGCGTCGTCGACGATATCGAGACGGTCTCCCGCAACGTCGCTTCGGTTTCGGAGAAGCTGCGGGAGTGA
- a CDS encoding Transcriptional regulator gives MISSPKRRSIGARPNPAAEAAILAAAREVIAEKGYAGFSIEEVARRAGAGKPTVYRRWPTKAELFVAVYSDDKAAAMAPPDTGALASDVAEYTARLWRFWRETPLGRTFRALIAEAQTGEAALAALRDKFLAERLPDLRRMFAAAAARGEIAPARVDALVELYVGFNWVRLLTGRIAEDADGIAAVAAILVRGGGDR, from the coding sequence ATGATCTCGTCTCCGAAGCGCCGGTCGATCGGCGCGCGCCCCAATCCCGCCGCCGAGGCGGCGATTCTCGCCGCCGCCCGCGAGGTGATCGCCGAGAAGGGCTACGCCGGGTTCTCGATCGAGGAAGTGGCGCGCCGCGCCGGGGCGGGCAAGCCGACCGTCTACCGCCGCTGGCCGACCAAGGCGGAGCTGTTCGTCGCCGTCTATTCCGACGACAAGGCCGCGGCGATGGCGCCGCCCGACACCGGCGCGCTGGCGTCGGACGTCGCCGAATACACCGCGCGGCTCTGGAGGTTCTGGCGGGAGACGCCGCTCGGTCGAACCTTCCGCGCGCTGATCGCGGAAGCGCAGACCGGCGAGGCTGCGCTCGCGGCGCTGCGCGACAAGTTCCTCGCCGAACGCCTGCCCGATCTCCGCCGGATGTTCGCCGCCGCCGCCGCGCGCGGGGAGATCGCCCCCGCCCGCGTCGATGCGTTGGTGGAGCTCTACGTCGGCTTCAACTGGGTGCGCCTGCTCACCGGCCGCATCGCCGAGGATGCGGACGGCATCGCCGCGGTCGCCGCGATTCTGGTTCGCGGCGGCGGAGACCGCTAG
- a CDS encoding conserved exported hypothetical protein (Evidence 4 : Homologs of previously reported genes of unknown function) — translation MTTIRNLARHGRFLGLTMTGAYALINAILGLAQPLTQGWPVWQTTLIAVPPMVLGMVYAVVPLARRLG, via the coding sequence ATGACGACAATCCGCAACCTCGCACGCCACGGCCGTTTCCTCGGCCTGACGATGACCGGCGCCTACGCCCTGATCAACGCCATCCTCGGCCTCGCCCAGCCCCTCACTCAGGGTTGGCCGGTGTGGCAGACCACCCTGATCGCGGTGCCGCCGATGGTGCTCGGCATGGTCTACGCGGTGGTGCCGCTGGCGCGGCGGCTGGGCTAG
- the NQO gene encoding Ribosyldihydronicotinamide dehydrogenase (quinone), whose translation MNVFVLYAHPEPCSLNGALKDLAVETLRAQGHDVKVSDLYAMRWKAAADGDDFPVRRDPQRLGYARESGQAFGDGTQAADVAAEQEKLLWADAVILQFPLWWFSMPAILKGWFERVYAYGFAYGVGPHAGERWGDRYGEGTLIGRRALVSITVGGREPHYSPRGVNGALDDLLFPIQHGILFYPGMAVLDPFVVYQADRLTPERWAAEAARYRARLEGLFAEPAIPYRRQNGGHYDTRQVLKAGLGAGAGGARLHRIQPGDPPEPPPPATVRRGA comes from the coding sequence GTGAACGTCTTCGTTCTTTACGCCCACCCGGAGCCGTGTTCATTGAACGGCGCGCTCAAGGATCTCGCGGTCGAAACCCTGCGCGCGCAGGGGCACGACGTGAAGGTGTCGGATCTCTATGCGATGCGGTGGAAAGCCGCCGCCGACGGCGACGATTTTCCCGTCCGCCGCGACCCGCAGCGCCTCGGCTACGCCCGCGAGTCCGGGCAGGCGTTCGGCGACGGCACCCAAGCCGCGGACGTCGCCGCCGAGCAGGAGAAGCTGCTCTGGGCCGACGCGGTGATTCTGCAGTTTCCCCTATGGTGGTTCTCGATGCCCGCGATTCTCAAGGGGTGGTTCGAGCGCGTCTACGCTTACGGCTTCGCCTACGGCGTCGGCCCCCACGCGGGCGAGCGCTGGGGAGACCGCTACGGCGAGGGGACCCTGATCGGACGGCGGGCCCTGGTGTCGATCACCGTCGGCGGGCGCGAACCCCACTATTCCCCGCGCGGCGTCAACGGCGCGCTCGACGATCTGCTATTCCCGATCCAGCACGGCATCCTGTTCTATCCCGGCATGGCGGTGCTCGATCCGTTCGTCGTCTATCAGGCCGACCGCCTGACGCCGGAGCGGTGGGCGGCGGAGGCGGCGCGCTACCGTGCCCGTCTCGAAGGCCTGTTCGCCGAGCCGGCGATCCCCTATCGCCGCCAGAACGGCGGTCACTACGATACCCGGCAGGTGCTCAAGGCGGGGCTCGGCGCGGGCGCGGGCGGTGCGCGCCTGCACCGCATCCAACCCGGCGATCCGCCCGAACCCCCGCCGCCCGCGACGGTCCGGCGGGGTGCCTAG
- a CDS encoding LysR family transcriptional regulator, which yields MDSKLDLNLLAALDVLLAERNVTRAARRLGLSQPALSAQLARLRERFGDPLLVPAHRGMVATQRALEIQEPLRAALDALRRVAAEAAGFDPAAARLAFSVAASDYVQSALLAPLAFAFAREAPGIDLAFRSIDAAHLAGQMERGEVDVAMMTPETAPERLRMRRLFDETYVAIVRRDHPRVGDVLDLDGYCALDHVVVSPRGGGFVGPADAALAAHGRARRVALSVPGFLIVPEIVARSDLVALVPSRIARDHAARVRIFPPPIPVPGFAMAMVWHDRTADHPAQQWLRARLLAQAAA from the coding sequence ATGGATAGCAAACTCGACCTCAACCTTCTCGCCGCGCTCGACGTTCTGCTCGCCGAGCGCAACGTCACCCGCGCGGCGCGGCGCCTCGGCCTCAGTCAGCCCGCCCTTTCGGCGCAACTCGCCCGGCTGCGCGAGCGCTTCGGCGATCCGCTGCTGGTGCCCGCCCATCGCGGCATGGTGGCGACGCAACGGGCGCTCGAGATCCAGGAGCCGCTGCGCGCCGCCCTCGACGCCCTGCGCCGCGTCGCCGCCGAGGCGGCGGGCTTCGACCCCGCCGCGGCGCGCCTCGCCTTCTCCGTCGCCGCCAGCGACTACGTGCAGTCCGCGCTCCTGGCGCCGCTTGCGTTCGCGTTCGCGCGCGAGGCTCCGGGCATCGATCTCGCGTTCCGCTCCATCGACGCCGCCCACCTCGCCGGACAGATGGAGCGCGGCGAGGTGGACGTTGCGATGATGACGCCCGAAACCGCACCCGAGCGTTTGCGGATGCGGCGACTGTTCGACGAGACCTACGTCGCGATCGTCCGCCGCGACCACCCGCGCGTCGGCGACGTCCTCGACCTCGACGGCTACTGCGCTCTCGATCACGTGGTCGTGTCGCCGCGCGGCGGCGGCTTCGTCGGCCCCGCCGACGCCGCGCTGGCGGCGCATGGCCGCGCGCGCCGGGTGGCGCTGTCGGTGCCGGGGTTCCTGATCGTGCCGGAGATCGTCGCGCGCTCCGACCTGGTGGCGCTGGTGCCCTCGCGCATCGCACGCGACCACGCCGCGCGAGTCCGCATCTTCCCCCCGCCGATACCGGTTCCGGGATTCGCGATGGCGATGGTCTGGCACGACCGCACCGCCGACCACCCCGCGCAGCAGTGGCTGCGCGCCCGCCTGCTCGCACAGGCGGCGGCGTGA
- a CDS encoding conserved membrane hypothetical protein (Evidence 4 : Homologs of previously reported genes of unknown function), with translation MSERGNDTGETTPGRGRRIGFLALGWALVGLGAVGAVLPVMPTTIFLIGAAWAFGRASPRIEARLLNHPRFGPALTAWRKHRAISRRGKVCACAGMAAGYAGFLMISHPPPWLAAAVLAAMAAVAIWLVRRPDPRHGNG, from the coding sequence ATGTCCGAACGCGGGAACGACACGGGCGAAACCACTCCGGGCCGGGGGCGGCGCATCGGCTTTCTCGCGCTCGGTTGGGCGCTGGTGGGCCTCGGTGCGGTCGGCGCGGTGCTGCCGGTGATGCCGACGACGATCTTCCTAATCGGCGCCGCCTGGGCGTTCGGCCGCGCGTCGCCGCGCATCGAGGCGCGTTTGCTCAACCATCCGCGCTTCGGCCCGGCGCTGACGGCGTGGCGGAAGCACCGCGCGATCTCGCGCCGGGGCAAGGTGTGCGCCTGTGCCGGGATGGCGGCGGGTTACGCCGGTTTTCTCATGATCTCGCACCCGCCGCCGTGGCTCGCGGCGGCGGTGCTCGCGGCGATGGCCGCCGTCGCGATCTGGCTGGTGCGGCGGCCGGATCCGCGGCACGGAAATGGCTGA
- the ispE gene encoding 4-diphosphocytidyl-2-C-methyl-D-erythritol kinase, which produces MDHPPAPGHPRYSAGQAYETDAPAKLNLYLHVLGRRTDGYHDLESLVAFVDIGDTLHAAPSEGFSFAVKGPMAAALDCGDGDDNLCVRAARAFADRVGRPLDVALTLVKRLPVASGIGGGSADAAATLRLLARFWGVEVPPAELAEIGLALGADVPVCLAGVAAAVGGIGEAVRPVAPLPPAAVVLVNPGFALATARVFRDWRGPGGGPTEWTPPPHAAALAAQLIKRRNDLTAAAVGQEPAVAEVLDALAARPDCLLARMSGSGATCFGLFETSAVAEAAAEVMQATHPTWWVRSAAFTREPPAVRLAGAEAAA; this is translated from the coding sequence ATGGATCATCCCCCTGCGCCCGGTCACCCTAGGTATTCCGCCGGGCAGGCCTACGAGACCGACGCTCCGGCGAAGCTCAACCTCTATCTCCACGTTCTCGGCCGCCGCACCGACGGCTATCACGATCTCGAAAGCCTGGTGGCGTTCGTCGACATCGGCGATACCCTCCACGCCGCTCCGTCCGAAGGCTTTTCCTTCGCGGTGAAGGGGCCGATGGCCGCCGCGCTCGACTGCGGCGACGGCGACGACAACCTGTGCGTCCGCGCCGCGCGCGCCTTCGCCGACCGGGTCGGGCGGCCGCTCGACGTGGCCCTGACGCTGGTCAAGCGTCTGCCGGTCGCTTCGGGCATCGGCGGCGGTTCGGCGGATGCGGCGGCGACGCTGCGCCTGCTCGCCCGCTTCTGGGGCGTCGAGGTGCCGCCCGCGGAACTTGCGGAGATCGGCCTCGCGCTCGGCGCCGACGTGCCGGTGTGCCTTGCGGGCGTGGCCGCCGCCGTCGGCGGCATCGGCGAGGCGGTGCGCCCGGTGGCGCCGCTGCCGCCCGCGGCGGTGGTGCTGGTCAATCCGGGCTTCGCGCTCGCCACCGCGCGGGTGTTCCGCGACTGGCGCGGCCCCGGCGGGGGTCCGACCGAATGGACGCCGCCGCCCCACGCCGCCGCTCTGGCGGCGCAACTGATCAAGCGCCGCAACGACCTCACCGCTGCGGCGGTGGGGCAGGAGCCTGCGGTCGCCGAGGTGCTGGATGCGCTCGCGGCGCGTCCCGACTGTCTGCTGGCGCGGATGTCGGGCTCGGGGGCGACCTGCTTCGGGCTGTTCGAGACTTCGGCGGTCGCCGAGGCGGCCGCCGAAGTGATGCAGGCGACGCACCCCACGTGGTGGGTGCGCTCCGCCGCGTTCACCCGCGAACCTCCGGCGGTCCGCCTCGCCGGAGCCGAGGCGGCGGCCTGA